A single Populus nigra chromosome 13, ddPopNigr1.1, whole genome shotgun sequence DNA region contains:
- the LOC133670344 gene encoding uncharacterized protein LOC133670344 — translation MGNYVSCTLSNPQGLKNSSKSTKVILPTGEIKKIQQPTKAAELMLEAPNFFIVNSKSLKIGSRFCPLGADYELGKADVYVMFPMRKKNSVVTAGDMGALFVTANSVMKRASKGNMRVLPKSKVEIPQDMERDDIDESPRLSLEGIEDVSAHEFIHRMSMSRSKKPLLETIEEEPIRSR, via the coding sequence ATGGGGAACTACGTTTCCTGCACCTTGTCGAACCCACAAGGGCTCAAGAACtcatcaaaatcaacaaaagtgATCCTCCCAACAGGAGAAATCAAGAAGATCCAGCAACCCACAAAAGCAGCGGAGCTCATGTTGGAGGCGCCAAACTTCTTTATAGTCAACTCCAAGTCCCTCAAAATAGGCAGCAGGTTCTGTCCTCTCGGTGCAGATTATGAACTTGGAAAGGCCGACGTGTATGTCATGTTTCCAATGCGTAAAAAGAACTCTGTGGTCACTGCTGGTGACATGGGTGCTTTATTCGTCACTGCCAACTCGGTTATGAAAAGAGCTTCTAAAGGGAACATGAGGGTCTTGCCTAAATCAAAGGTAGAGATTCCACAAGATATGGAAAGAGATGATATCGATGAATCTCCAAGGCTGAGTTTGGAGGGAATAGAAGATGTTTCTGCTCACGAGTTTATCCATAGGATGTCAATGTCAAGGTCGAAGAAGCCATTGTTGGAGACCATAGAGGAAGAACCGATTCGCTCAAGGTGA